The window ACATGATCTGCCAGCACTTTATATCCTCGGCGTTTTTCACGATTGACGACCATTTCACACGCCGTGACACCTGCATAATAAGGTCCTTCTTCGCGGAAATCAATTGTTACCCAGACAAGCCAGTATGGTTTTCCGCCTTCCGAATCTTCACGATTCAGCGTAAATTTGACCCCGCGCTCCGTGTCACTTCTGGCATGCATCGCGCCGATTTCAATGCGTGCAACCCCTTCGTTAACGTCGATAATAACAGGAGACACGTTTTCAAGTGACAATGATCCAATCCCGAACCCTTTGTGGCCGTCAGTCGGATCATCCTTTATAATTGTGAAACCCAATTTCTGCTTCGGTTTATTTTCATTTGGCATTTCTTCGTCCCCTCCAAATCTGATACTATATACACTATACCCAATAATTACGGGAAGGGGGAAATGAAATGCCATACGTAACTGTAAAAATGCTTGAAGGCCGGACAGAAGAACAGAAACGGGCACTTTGTGAAAAAGTGACAGAAGCAGTCGCAGAAACAACAGGTGCTCCTGCTGGTAATGTTGTCGTCTTCATTGAAGAAATGCCAAAGAATCATTATGCTGTCGCTGGAAAACGTCTAAGCGATCAATGATCTTCAACACACTCAAAAGGCTGTCCCCTAACGGAATCTTTCCGCTCAAATGGGACAGCCTTTTATTATTGGCGACGCTTTCCGCTCTTCTTTATTGTCCAGACTTCAAGCGTCAGCCCCTCGAGTCGCTTCTGTCCTAATGATAAAGACAAAAAAGCGTCTTTATCATTAGGCCTTCCAGCGCTTTTCGGAGCTTAACAACGCTTTCCGCTCTTCTTTATTGTCCAGACTTCAAGCGTCAGCCCCTCGAGTCGCTTCTGTCCTAATGATAAAGACAAAAAAGCGTCTTTATCATTAGGCCTTCCAGCGCTTTTCGGAGCTTAACAACGCTTTCCGCTCTTCTTTATTGAATTGCGTACGTTTGCATCTCGCTGATGAAATCAAACGCAGCCGTCATCTCTTCTTCGGAGAAGTTTAAT of the Sporosarcina sp. FSL K6-1508 genome contains:
- a CDS encoding YwhD family protein, producing MPNENKPKQKLGFTIIKDDPTDGHKGFGIGSLSLENVSPVIIDVNEGVARIEIGAMHARSDTERGVKFTLNREDSEGGKPYWLVWVTIDFREEGPYYAGVTACEMVVNREKRRGYKVLADHVNRMDKSMKRNIIVDHMDDKSKHILADFLMTHNKEMWDRSEPKLHIDLSVDSPEL
- a CDS encoding 2-hydroxymuconate tautomerase, which codes for MPYVTVKMLEGRTEEQKRALCEKVTEAVAETTGAPAGNVVVFIEEMPKNHYAVAGKRLSDQ